Proteins encoded in a region of the Clostridium butyricum genome:
- a CDS encoding amino acid ABC transporter ATP-binding protein: protein MIYVNNLYKSFGKNEVLKGIDEHIAKGEVVVVIGPSGSGKSTFLRCLNLLETPTDGKITFEGKDITSKETNIDKMREKMGMVFQQFNLFPHKTVCENICLAPMKVRKLSKDEAKKKAIELLKKVGLEDKIDAYPASLSGGQKQRIAIARALAMEPDVMLFDEPTSALDPEMVGEVLNVMKDLAKEGMTMVVVTHEMGFAREVGDRIIFMDGGKVLESGTPEEIFQNPKNPRTIDFLSKVL, encoded by the coding sequence GTGATATACGTTAATAATCTTTATAAGAGTTTTGGAAAAAATGAAGTTTTAAAGGGAATAGATGAGCATATTGCAAAAGGTGAAGTTGTAGTTGTAATAGGACCATCAGGTTCTGGAAAGAGTACATTTTTAAGATGCCTTAATCTTCTTGAAACACCTACAGATGGGAAAATCACATTTGAAGGAAAAGATATAACTTCAAAGGAAACAAATATTGATAAGATGAGAGAAAAAATGGGGATGGTATTTCAGCAGTTCAATTTGTTTCCACACAAAACAGTATGTGAAAATATCTGTTTAGCACCAATGAAGGTTAGAAAATTATCTAAAGATGAAGCAAAGAAAAAAGCAATAGAATTATTAAAAAAGGTTGGGCTTGAAGATAAGATAGATGCTTACCCTGCATCACTTTCAGGAGGACAGAAACAGAGAATAGCCATAGCAAGAGCACTTGCTATGGAGCCAGATGTTATGCTTTTTGATGAACCGACTTCAGCATTAGATCCTGAAATGGTTGGAGAAGTTCTAAATGTTATGAAGGACTTAGCAAAAGAAGGAATGACAATGGTTGTTGTAACTCATGAAATGGGATTTGCAAGGGAAGTTGGAGATAGAATAATATTTATGGATGGAGGAAAAGTTTTAGAGTCAGGAACTCCAGAAGAAATTTTCCAAAATCCTAAGAATCCTCGTACAATAGATTTTTTATCTAAAGTACTTTAA
- a CDS encoding amino acid ABC transporter permease, protein MNFTFLEKYFGYFVKGAEITIVLALFAVLFGTILGLGITLIRRSKFKAISFIGTAYVEFMRGTPLLVQIYIIYIGLPKLIGIDLPDMATGIIALSLNSSAYVSEIIRAGIEAVDKGQMEAARSLGMNQKQAMFEVVIPQAFKNILPALGNEFISVIKESSMVSVIGVAELMYNAGIVRGNTALGLEPVVVAAIIYFIITFTLTRVLGYVERRMKASDIR, encoded by the coding sequence TTGAATTTTACGTTTTTAGAAAAGTATTTTGGATATTTTGTTAAAGGTGCAGAAATAACTATAGTGCTAGCTTTATTTGCAGTGCTATTTGGTACAATCTTAGGCCTTGGAATTACATTAATAAGAAGATCAAAGTTTAAAGCAATAAGCTTTATAGGAACAGCGTATGTTGAATTTATGAGGGGTACACCACTATTAGTTCAAATATACATAATATACATAGGATTACCTAAATTAATAGGAATTGATTTACCTGATATGGCAACAGGGATAATTGCATTATCATTAAATTCATCAGCATATGTATCAGAAATAATAAGAGCAGGTATTGAAGCAGTGGACAAGGGGCAGATGGAAGCTGCAAGAAGTCTTGGTATGAATCAAAAGCAGGCTATGTTTGAAGTAGTAATACCACAAGCGTTTAAAAACATATTACCAGCATTAGGAAATGAATTTATTTCAGTAATAAAGGAATCTTCAATGGTATCAGTTATAGGTGTAGCAGAGCTTATGTACAATGCAGGAATTGTAAGAGGAAATACAGCGTTAGGACTTGAACCAGTAGTGGTTGCAGCTATAATTTACTTTATAATTACATTTACATTAACAAGAGTACTGGGCTATGTTGAAAGGAGGATGAAGGCAAGTGATATACGTTAA
- a CDS encoding ABC transporter substrate-binding protein — translation MKSALVKKIAAVAAVAVLAISMVGCGSSSDENKTALDKIKESGKLVVGTSADYPPYEFHATVDGKDEIKGFDIDIAQAVADDLGVKLEIKDMDFDGLLVALQGDKVDMVFAGMTPTEERKQNADFSDIYYTATHRFILRSGEEGSVKSFDDLKDKKIGVQKGSIQEGIAKDNFDAANIKSLAKVTDLVLDLKNNKVDAILIEDGVAKINCDKNEGIAMSDFVVTDEDGGSAIALKKGSTELQTEVNNTINKLKSEDKITKFVSDANDLAAEQ, via the coding sequence ATGAAAAGTGCATTAGTAAAAAAAATAGCAGCTGTAGCTGCAGTAGCAGTATTAGCAATAAGTATGGTGGGATGTGGATCATCAAGTGATGAAAATAAAACAGCGTTAGATAAGATTAAGGAAAGTGGTAAACTTGTAGTTGGAACAAGTGCAGATTATCCACCTTATGAATTCCATGCAACAGTTGATGGAAAAGATGAAATCAAAGGTTTTGATATTGATATTGCACAGGCAGTAGCAGATGATTTAGGGGTAAAACTTGAAATTAAAGATATGGATTTTGATGGGCTTCTAGTAGCACTTCAAGGTGATAAAGTTGATATGGTATTTGCAGGAATGACTCCTACAGAAGAAAGAAAGCAAAATGCTGACTTCTCAGATATATACTATACAGCAACTCATCGTTTTATTTTAAGAAGTGGTGAAGAAGGTTCAGTTAAATCATTTGATGATTTAAAAGATAAAAAGATTGGTGTTCAAAAGGGATCTATTCAAGAAGGTATTGCAAAAGATAACTTTGATGCAGCAAATATTAAATCTTTAGCTAAAGTTACTGATTTAGTGTTAGACTTAAAAAACAACAAAGTAGATGCTATTTTAATTGAAGATGGAGTTGCAAAAATTAACTGTGACAAGAATGAAGGAATTGCTATGTCTGACTTTGTAGTAACAGATGAAGATGGTGGATCAGCAATAGCTTTAAAGAAAGGATCTACTGAATTACAAACAGAAGTTAACAATACTATAAATAAATTAAAATCTGAAGATAAAATAACAAAATTTGTTTCTGATGCAAATGATTTAGCAGCTGAACAATAA
- the helD gene encoding RNA polymerase recycling motor HelD, translating into MSRQIDFLMEENKLNEIKEILNEEVLKYLERRKLVTNQMLEARKKYIEEYKDDEDQVIDYFDHENYVTEESYKTIDKRLMEFTKLKESPYFGKVTFKEEDSLPEDIYVGRYGLTLEDAYEPLIVDWRAPIASLFYKGSVGPSSYNPPSGEIKADILSRKQLIIKKGELKGVFDSALDVKDEILQMVLTSNSSEKLKDIVMTIQKEQDEIIREERNKIVVVNGVAGSGKTTIALHRVSYLLYNFRKQFGDKVLIFGPNDIFMDYIAQVLPTLGESGGIKQTTFENFAKRELNLENENIKSFGKYIEDAMNNNHEALEEYKYKSSKKFVEVLDSKIKELNEDYFKIQPVIFNNEEIVSVSEVEDLFNNYYKDMPLFRRSEKVRRILTSKIKDKRDEAVYKLNEEIKEKAKNLSQDEADIEKNNLEFLRRIKIREIVREVINSRKTLDNWLKIEPIIDIYKRIISGESINKPDSAFDAEAIIESSNKNHIELGYMDLSGILYLMVKLEGLKIKDDIKHIVIDEAQDYSYMQFEIIKEVTKCSSYTIVGDSNQRLITTDDEPAMLHLDEVFGDMKTEIKKYDLNKSYRSTQEIMEYANRFLKEDRIVPLVRKGEAVFEEETENAEDCIETMLSIIEDYEEDGYENIAVIFSNTHDLEEYAPILKQRIGIQNLDNEDILYKGGKVIIPAYLAKGLEFDAVIIVENNNVQPLVKYIMCTRALHRLSVIKNI; encoded by the coding sequence ATGAGCAGACAGATAGATTTTTTAATGGAAGAAAACAAGTTAAATGAAATAAAGGAAATATTAAATGAAGAAGTTTTAAAATATTTAGAACGAAGAAAATTAGTGACAAATCAAATGCTTGAAGCGAGAAAGAAGTATATTGAGGAGTATAAGGATGATGAAGATCAGGTTATAGATTACTTTGACCATGAAAATTATGTTACAGAAGAATCTTATAAGACTATAGATAAAAGACTTATGGAATTTACTAAACTTAAAGAATCACCTTACTTTGGAAAAGTTACTTTTAAAGAAGAAGACAGCCTTCCTGAGGATATTTATGTTGGAAGATATGGATTAACTCTAGAAGATGCATATGAGCCTTTAATAGTTGACTGGAGAGCGCCTATTGCTTCACTATTCTATAAGGGATCAGTTGGACCATCAAGCTATAATCCACCTTCAGGAGAAATTAAAGCTGATATTTTATCAAGAAAGCAGCTTATAATAAAAAAAGGTGAGTTAAAAGGTGTATTTGATTCAGCCCTTGATGTTAAGGATGAAATACTTCAAATGGTTTTAACAAGTAATTCATCAGAAAAGCTTAAAGATATTGTTATGACAATTCAAAAGGAACAAGATGAAATAATAAGAGAAGAAAGAAATAAAATTGTAGTAGTAAATGGTGTAGCTGGTTCTGGTAAAACAACAATTGCATTACATAGAGTATCGTATCTTCTTTATAATTTTAGAAAACAATTTGGTGATAAGGTTCTTATCTTTGGACCAAATGATATATTTATGGATTATATAGCTCAAGTACTTCCAACACTAGGTGAAAGTGGAGGCATTAAGCAGACTACTTTTGAAAACTTTGCAAAAAGAGAACTTAATTTAGAAAATGAAAACATAAAGAGTTTTGGAAAATATATTGAAGATGCAATGAATAATAATCATGAGGCTTTAGAAGAATATAAATATAAGAGTTCTAAGAAGTTTGTAGAAGTACTTGATTCTAAAATTAAAGAATTAAATGAAGATTATTTTAAAATTCAGCCTGTCATCTTCAACAATGAGGAAATAGTTTCTGTTAGTGAAGTAGAAGATTTATTTAATAATTATTATAAGGATATGCCTTTATTTAGAAGAAGTGAAAAGGTAAGAAGAATCCTTACATCTAAGATTAAGGATAAAAGAGATGAAGCTGTTTATAAACTTAATGAAGAAATAAAAGAGAAAGCTAAGAATCTTTCACAAGATGAAGCTGATATAGAAAAGAACAACTTAGAGTTTCTAAGAAGAATAAAAATAAGAGAAATTGTAAGAGAAGTTATTAATTCTAGAAAAACTCTTGATAACTGGCTTAAGATTGAACCTATAATAGATATTTACAAGAGAATAATAAGTGGAGAAAGTATAAACAAACCTGACTCTGCTTTTGATGCTGAAGCTATAATAGAATCCTCAAACAAGAACCATATTGAGCTTGGATACATGGATTTAAGCGGTATACTTTATTTAATGGTTAAACTTGAAGGATTAAAGATTAAGGATGACATTAAGCATATAGTAATTGATGAAGCACAGGATTATAGTTATATGCAGTTTGAAATAATAAAGGAAGTAACAAAGTGTAGCAGCTATACAATAGTAGGAGATTCAAATCAAAGGCTTATAACAACTGATGATGAACCTGCAATGCTTCATTTAGATGAAGTTTTTGGTGATATGAAGACTGAAATAAAGAAGTATGATTTAAATAAGAGCTATAGATCTACACAGGAAATAATGGAGTATGCAAATAGATTCTTAAAGGAAGACCGTATTGTACCTTTAGTTAGAAAAGGTGAAGCTGTCTTTGAAGAAGAAACAGAAAATGCAGAAGATTGTATAGAAACTATGCTTTCGATTATTGAGGATTACGAAGAAGATGGATATGAAAATATTGCAGTAATATTTAGCAATACACATGACTTAGAAGAATATGCACCAATTTTAAAACAAAGAATAGGAATACAAAACCTTGATAATGAAGATATTCTTTATAAAGGTGGAAAAGTAATCATACCTGCATATCTTGCAAAAGGATTGGAATTTGATGCTGTAATAATAGTTGAAAATAATAATGTTCAGCCATTAGTGAAATATATAATGTGCACAAGAGCACTTCACAGACTTTCAGTAATTAAAAATATATAA
- the ftsH gene encoding ATP-dependent zinc metalloprotease FtsH, producing the protein MQDNNHKNNGKKNKNKSYTVVITYFIIAFAFVMAFNVAKDKSTTKEITYNKFIEMLDNKEISKVVITSDNLLITPSEDNEEYKGKTLYTAHITDDTLIDKLQAAQVDFTGKNPTESPFLNILMSWILPIGFFFFMWKFLFSKIGGGGGGVMSIGKNNAKVYMESEIKVTFDDVAGQEEAKESLKEVIDFLNCPAKYTEIGAKLPKGVLLVGPPGTGKTLIAKAVAGEAKVPFFSLSGSSFVEMFVGVGASRVRELFKDAVAKAPCIVFIDEIDAIGKSRDNQMQSNDEREQTLNQLLSEMDGFDSSKGVVLLGATNRPEVLDKALLRPGRFDRRVIVDRPEFKGREAILKVHAKNIILGDDVDLEEIARSTAGAVGADLANVINEAALRAVRRRRKVVLQEDLREAVEVIIAGKEKKDAILSEKEREIVSYHEVGHALVSAMLKNTKPVHKITIVPRMTGSLGYTMQIEDEEEKFLKTKDEMMNEIKILLGGRSAEEEKFDLVTSGASNDIERATQLARAMISMYGMSEQFDMMALESVQNRYLDGRAVRNCSEQTSTVLDNEVLKIIKEAHAESRKILRENRELLDKISAVLIEKENIFGDEFMDLIYEVYPEKKEEAEKEKIEKEKRLKEVEERRARRHALDKPIEEEVNKTINLSAGFENQEVKPIIENTDSVISESEESASSHEDNKVIEDNKVIEDVKDDDTKQ; encoded by the coding sequence ATGCAGGATAATAATCATAAAAATAATGGCAAGAAAAATAAAAATAAGTCATATACCGTAGTTATCACTTACTTTATCATTGCATTTGCATTTGTAATGGCGTTTAATGTTGCTAAAGATAAGAGCACGACGAAAGAAATTACATATAATAAATTCATAGAAATGCTTGATAATAAGGAAATTTCTAAAGTCGTTATAACTAGTGATAATTTATTAATAACACCAAGTGAAGATAATGAAGAATATAAAGGAAAAACTTTATATACAGCTCATATTACCGATGATACACTAATTGATAAACTTCAAGCAGCACAGGTAGATTTCACAGGTAAGAATCCTACTGAAAGTCCATTTTTAAATATTCTTATGAGTTGGATACTTCCTATTGGATTTTTCTTCTTTATGTGGAAATTCCTTTTTTCTAAAATAGGTGGCGGCGGTGGCGGCGTCATGAGTATTGGTAAAAATAATGCTAAAGTTTATATGGAAAGTGAAATAAAAGTCACTTTTGATGATGTTGCAGGTCAGGAAGAAGCTAAAGAATCTTTAAAAGAAGTAATAGATTTCTTAAACTGTCCAGCAAAGTATACAGAAATAGGTGCTAAGCTTCCTAAAGGTGTTCTTCTTGTAGGACCTCCAGGAACAGGTAAAACTCTTATTGCAAAAGCTGTTGCTGGTGAAGCAAAAGTTCCGTTCTTCTCTTTATCAGGTTCAAGTTTTGTTGAAATGTTTGTAGGTGTTGGTGCATCAAGAGTAAGAGAATTATTTAAAGATGCAGTTGCAAAAGCTCCTTGTATAGTATTTATTGATGAAATTGATGCTATTGGTAAGAGCAGAGACAATCAAATGCAGAGTAATGATGAAAGAGAACAAACATTAAATCAGTTATTATCTGAAATGGATGGATTCGATTCATCTAAGGGTGTTGTTTTACTTGGTGCAACTAATAGACCAGAAGTACTTGATAAAGCACTTCTTAGACCAGGTAGATTTGATAGAAGAGTTATAGTAGATAGACCTGAATTCAAAGGTAGAGAAGCTATACTTAAAGTTCATGCAAAGAACATTATCTTAGGTGATGATGTAGATTTAGAAGAAATAGCTAGAAGTACTGCAGGTGCAGTTGGTGCTGATCTTGCAAATGTAATTAATGAAGCAGCTCTTAGAGCAGTAAGAAGAAGAAGAAAAGTTGTTCTTCAGGAAGATTTAAGAGAAGCTGTTGAGGTTATAATAGCAGGTAAAGAAAAGAAAGATGCTATTCTTTCAGAAAAAGAAAGAGAAATAGTATCATATCATGAAGTAGGTCATGCGCTTGTTTCAGCTATGCTGAAAAACACAAAGCCAGTCCATAAGATTACAATAGTTCCAAGAATGACAGGTTCACTTGGATATACAATGCAGATAGAAGATGAAGAAGAAAAATTCTTAAAGACTAAAGATGAAATGATGAATGAAATAAAAATTCTTCTTGGTGGAAGATCAGCAGAAGAAGAAAAGTTTGATTTAGTAACAAGTGGTGCTTCAAACGATATTGAAAGAGCAACTCAACTAGCAAGAGCTATGATTTCTATGTATGGTATGAGTGAGCAATTTGATATGATGGCATTAGAGTCAGTTCAAAATAGATATCTTGATGGAAGAGCTGTTAGAAACTGTAGTGAGCAGACATCTACAGTTTTAGATAATGAAGTATTAAAAATAATAAAAGAAGCTCATGCTGAGTCAAGAAAGATTTTAAGAGAAAACAGAGAACTGTTAGATAAAATTTCAGCTGTTCTTATAGAAAAAGAAAATATTTTTGGTGATGAATTCATGGATTTAATTTATGAAGTATATCCTGAAAAGAAAGAAGAAGCTGAAAAAGAAAAGATAGAAAAGGAAAAAAGACTTAAAGAAGTTGAAGAAAGAAGAGCTAGAAGGCATGCTTTAGATAAACCAATTGAAGAAGAAGTTAATAAAACTATTAATTTATCTGCAGGTTTTGAAAATCAGGAAGTAAAGCCAATAATAGAGAATACTGACTCAGTAATATCAGAATCAGAAGAATCAGCTTCAAGTCATGAAGATAATAAAGTAATAGAAGATAATAAAGTAATAGAAGATGTTAAAGATGATGATACTAAACAATAG
- a CDS encoding DUF3006 domain-containing protein: MSESFIIDRIESGFVVAETEDETMVNIPENLIKGDFKEGDILIKEDEFFKVDSDLTKKRKEEIDHMLKNMWQ, translated from the coding sequence ATGAGTGAAAGTTTTATTATTGACAGAATTGAAAGCGGTTTTGTTGTAGCTGAAACTGAGGATGAAACAATGGTTAATATACCAGAAAACTTAATTAAAGGGGATTTTAAAGAAGGAGATATTCTTATAAAGGAAGATGAATTCTTTAAGGTTGATAGTGATTTAACTAAAAAGCGAAAAGAAGAAATAGATCACATGCTTAAAAATATGTGGCAGTAA
- the lepB gene encoding signal peptidase I, giving the protein MKDQIKNKSNNKNKYKFFTEWIIPVIAALGIALLINRFLIFNVYIPSTSMVPTINVGDRLMVNRVYTKDNLKRGDILVFYSNELQETLIKRVIGLPGDHIIIKDGIVNVNGEDLQEDYVKNNDFSDDELIYDVPEGKYFFLGDNRPVSKDSRRWINPYVDQADIKGKAILKYYPLKDFGSMD; this is encoded by the coding sequence ATGAAAGATCAAATAAAAAATAAATCTAATAACAAAAATAAATATAAGTTTTTCACAGAGTGGATAATACCTGTTATTGCCGCTCTTGGAATTGCGTTATTAATAAACAGGTTTTTAATATTTAATGTTTATATACCTAGTACATCTATGGTACCTACTATAAATGTTGGTGATAGACTTATGGTAAATAGAGTATACACAAAGGATAATCTAAAAAGAGGAGATATACTTGTTTTTTATTCCAATGAACTTCAGGAAACACTTATAAAAAGGGTTATAGGACTTCCGGGAGATCATATTATAATAAAAGATGGAATTGTTAATGTAAATGGAGAAGATCTACAAGAGGATTATGTCAAAAATAATGATTTTAGTGACGATGAACTTATTTATGATGTTCCAGAAGGAAAATACTTCTTTTTAGGAGATAATAGACCAGTTTCTAAAGACTCTAGAAGATGGATAAATCCTTATGTAGATCAAGCTGACATAAAAGGAAAAGCTATTTTGAAGTATTATCCACTTAAAGACTTTGGAAGTATGGATTAA
- the lepB gene encoding signal peptidase I → MKENDIIENKEIENDGESKEKKGNFFKDWIIPIFCAIAIAVAINKFVFINVYIPSGSMIPTLNINDKLIVTRIWNKDSIKRGDIIVFKSEELNETVIKRVIGLPGDHVEITDGLVKVNGEQIDESYVKNNESYNGIFDVPEGKLLFLGDNRAVSYDARYWENPYIDEDDVQGKAQLRYYPISDFGLVR, encoded by the coding sequence ATGAAAGAAAATGATATAATTGAAAACAAGGAAATAGAAAATGATGGTGAATCAAAAGAAAAGAAAGGAAATTTCTTTAAGGATTGGATAATTCCTATATTTTGTGCAATCGCTATTGCTGTTGCAATCAATAAGTTTGTATTTATTAATGTTTATATACCAAGTGGATCAATGATTCCTACATTAAATATAAATGATAAACTTATAGTTACAAGAATATGGAATAAAGACAGCATAAAACGAGGAGATATAATTGTATTTAAATCAGAAGAACTTAATGAAACTGTAATAAAGAGAGTTATAGGACTTCCAGGTGATCATGTTGAAATAACAGATGGCTTAGTTAAAGTAAATGGTGAACAAATCGATGAAAGTTATGTTAAAAATAATGAAAGTTATAATGGGATATTTGATGTTCCAGAAGGAAAATTATTATTTTTAGGGGATAATAGAGCTGTTTCTTATGATGCAAGATATTGGGAAAATCCTTATATCGATGAAGATGATGTTCAAGGAAAAGCACAGTTGAGATATTACCCAATTAGTGATTTTGGACTTGTAAGATAG
- the lepB gene encoding signal peptidase I: protein MSEIRAKEIIQGQNPNSKKNKRSFLKECVIDISIIAVVALVVWRFVGYGVWITSGSMVPTLEVKDRLIVSRVYNVDNLNYGDIVLFKNDEYKNKTLIKRLIGKPGDKIEIVKGTVFRNGEQLQEDYVKNNDKYDGNFEVPENEYFFLGDNRAESDDARYWKYPYINKDEIEAKAEIRYYPVKDFGFVK from the coding sequence GTGAGTGAAATTAGAGCAAAAGAAATTATACAAGGTCAAAATCCCAACAGTAAAAAAAATAAAAGATCATTTTTAAAAGAATGTGTAATAGATATTTCAATTATTGCTGTTGTTGCATTAGTAGTATGGCGCTTTGTAGGATATGGAGTTTGGATTACAAGTGGTTCAATGGTTCCTACACTTGAAGTTAAAGACAGATTAATTGTTTCACGAGTATACAATGTAGATAATCTAAACTACGGTGATATTGTTCTTTTTAAAAATGATGAATATAAAAATAAGACACTTATAAAAAGACTAATAGGAAAACCTGGAGATAAAATTGAAATTGTTAAAGGTACTGTTTTTAGAAATGGAGAACAACTTCAAGAAGATTATGTTAAAAATAATGATAAATATGATGGTAATTTTGAAGTTCCTGAAAATGAGTATTTCTTTCTAGGAGACAACAGAGCAGAATCTGATGATGCTAGATATTGGAAGTATCCTTATATTAATAAGGATGAGATAGAGGCAAAGGCAGAGATTAGATACTATCCCGTAAAAGATTTTGGATTTGTAAAATAA
- the lysA gene encoding diaminopimelate decarboxylase yields the protein MKLFGTMKVEDNQLTIGGAKARDLVKEYGSPLYVFDEELIREYCRDYRNYFRCEENNNRVAFAGKAFLTVQMCKLLKEENMSLDVVSGGELYTAYKAGFPLERVMFHGNNKTLDEIELGVKLGVGNFVVDNHYEMEVLNDIAKSYGKTQNIYLRITPGIEAHTHDYIKTGQIDSKFGFAPVGTVIEDAVEKAINLENINLAGIHCHIGSQIFELQPYEDAVEVMLDLVKKIQENHGYFIKEVDFGGGFGIYYNKGDKPRTTREYCETIINKVDEVCRRTGQERPILTIEPGRSIVANAGSTLYTVGSVKEIPGVRTYVAVDGGMTDNIRPALYNAAYECVIANRVNSECGQTVTIAGKCCESGDILLENVELPEVTSGDILAILTTGAYGYSMSSNYNRIPKPAVVMIRDGQARLVCKRESYEDIIRNDVL from the coding sequence ATGAAATTATTTGGTACGATGAAGGTTGAAGATAACCAATTAACAATTGGAGGGGCTAAGGCTAGAGATTTAGTAAAAGAATATGGAAGTCCTCTATATGTTTTTGATGAAGAATTAATAAGGGAATACTGTAGAGATTATAGAAATTATTTTAGATGTGAAGAAAATAATAACAGAGTTGCTTTTGCAGGAAAGGCTTTTCTTACAGTTCAAATGTGTAAGCTTTTAAAAGAAGAAAATATGTCACTAGATGTTGTTTCAGGAGGAGAGTTATATACTGCGTATAAAGCAGGATTTCCACTTGAAAGAGTAATGTTCCATGGAAATAATAAAACATTAGATGAAATCGAACTTGGAGTTAAGCTTGGAGTAGGAAATTTTGTTGTAGATAATCATTATGAAATGGAAGTCTTAAATGATATTGCAAAGTCATATGGAAAAACTCAAAATATATATTTAAGAATAACTCCAGGTATAGAAGCACATACACATGATTATATTAAAACTGGTCAAATTGATTCTAAGTTTGGTTTTGCACCAGTAGGAACTGTAATAGAGGATGCGGTTGAAAAGGCAATAAATCTTGAAAATATAAACCTTGCTGGTATCCATTGTCACATAGGTTCTCAGATCTTTGAATTACAGCCATATGAAGATGCCGTTGAAGTTATGCTTGACTTAGTAAAAAAAATACAAGAAAATCACGGATATTTTATAAAAGAAGTAGATTTTGGTGGTGGTTTTGGTATATACTATAATAAAGGGGACAAACCTAGAACAACTAGAGAATATTGTGAAACAATAATTAACAAAGTTGATGAAGTTTGTAGAAGAACTGGTCAGGAAAGACCTATTCTTACAATTGAACCAGGAAGAAGCATTGTAGCCAATGCTGGTAGTACCCTTTACACAGTAGGCAGTGTTAAAGAAATTCCAGGCGTAAGAACTTACGTAGCAGTTGATGGGGGAATGACTGATAACATAAGACCAGCCCTTTATAATGCAGCCTATGAATGTGTTATAGCAAATAGAGTTAATAGCGAATGTGGACAAACTGTTACGATAGCAGGAAAATGTTGTGAATCAGGTGATATTTTATTAGAAAATGTTGAACTTCCAGAAGTTACAAGTGGAGATATACTTGCAATTTTAACAACTGGAGCATATGGCTATTCAATGTCAAGCAACTATAATAGAATACCAAAACCAGCAGTTGTAATGATAAGAGATGGACAGGCTAGACTCGTTTGTAAAAGAGAATCCTACGAAGATATAATCAGAAATGATGTTTTATAA
- a CDS encoding hydrolase, with amino-acid sequence MSNQKQGKNIPEIKGTLRKHVVEVPKVIRECSGIKIFGKRIKSLLFSTDVAIIKNTNADAVIAVYPFTPQPLITQALVMAADIPVFCGVGGGITQGKRVVNLALDAEFKGAMGVVVNAPTSNEIIKHIRETIDIPVIVTVIAEDEDISKRIESGATIINVSGGKNTAKIVRNIKKMYPDFPVIATGGPCEETIKETIEAGANAITFTPPTSASIMGELMDEYRKR; translated from the coding sequence ATGAGTAATCAAAAGCAAGGTAAAAATATACCTGAGATTAAAGGAACATTAAGAAAACATGTCGTAGAAGTTCCAAAAGTAATTAGAGAATGTAGTGGAATTAAGATTTTTGGTAAGAGAATAAAATCGTTACTATTTAGTACTGATGTTGCAATAATTAAGAATACAAATGCAGACGCTGTAATTGCAGTATATCCATTTACCCCTCAGCCATTAATAACTCAGGCATTAGTTATGGCAGCTGATATTCCTGTATTTTGTGGAGTCGGTGGGGGGATTACCCAAGGCAAGAGAGTCGTTAATTTAGCTCTTGATGCTGAATTTAAAGGAGCAATGGGTGTTGTAGTCAACGCACCAACAAGCAATGAAATAATAAAGCATATAAGAGAAACAATAGATATACCAGTTATAGTAACCGTAATTGCAGAAGATGAAGATATCTCAAAGAGGATAGAAAGTGGTGCAACTATAATAAATGTATCTGGTGGAAAAAATACAGCTAAAATTGTTAGAAACATAAAAAAAATGTATCCAGATTTTCCTGTAATAGCAACAGGTGGTCCATGTGAGGAAACTATAAAAGAAACTATAGAAGCAGGAGCAAATGCAATAACATTTACGCCACCTACTTCTGCAAGTATAATGGGCGAATTGATGGATGAATATAGAAAGAGGTAA